One Virgibacillus proomii DNA window includes the following coding sequences:
- the purM gene encoding phosphoribosylformylglycinamidine cyclo-ligase — MTELYKQAGVDVERGYQTIERMKKHIQRTSRKEVIGGIGSFAGLFDLSTFTYKEPVLVSGTDGVGTKLKLAFTLNKHDTVGIDLVAMCVNDIVAQGAKPLFFLDYIACGKNDPDQIEQIVAGIAAGCVQAKAALIGGETAEMPGMYSEGEYDLAGFTVGIAEKEHLITGKTITAGDVLLGLPSSGIHSNGYSLVRKVIADLSLDQSYGLKKSLGETLLTPTKIYAKAVQQVIEKGFTKGISHITGGGFYENLPRMLPSHLGVEIDTTSWEVPEIFPFLQKQGSISTNEMYGVFNMGIGLVLVVTKDHVNEVKEIIEKQGETVRTIGMVTDHKGVHLHS, encoded by the coding sequence GTGACTGAACTTTATAAACAAGCGGGTGTAGATGTAGAGCGTGGTTATCAAACTATTGAGCGAATGAAAAAGCATATTCAGCGAACCTCCAGAAAAGAAGTTATCGGTGGAATCGGATCATTTGCTGGCTTGTTTGATCTATCCACATTTACGTATAAGGAGCCAGTATTAGTATCTGGAACAGATGGAGTCGGTACGAAACTCAAGCTTGCTTTTACATTGAATAAACATGATACTGTTGGCATTGATTTAGTAGCTATGTGCGTCAATGATATTGTTGCCCAAGGTGCAAAGCCGTTATTTTTTCTTGATTATATTGCCTGTGGGAAGAACGACCCGGACCAGATTGAACAGATTGTTGCAGGTATTGCAGCAGGTTGTGTTCAAGCAAAGGCAGCTTTAATTGGTGGAGAAACAGCAGAAATGCCAGGAATGTATAGCGAAGGTGAATATGATTTAGCCGGTTTTACTGTTGGCATTGCTGAAAAAGAACACTTAATTACCGGTAAAACCATTACAGCAGGTGATGTATTACTTGGACTCCCATCGAGTGGAATTCATTCAAACGGTTATTCACTTGTTCGTAAAGTAATAGCTGATCTCAGCTTGGATCAATCATATGGATTAAAGAAATCACTTGGCGAAACATTGCTTACTCCGACAAAAATATATGCCAAAGCCGTACAACAAGTAATTGAAAAAGGTTTTACGAAAGGAATTTCGCATATTACAGGCGGCGGTTTTTATGAGAATTTGCCACGAATGCTTCCTTCCCATCTAGGAGTGGAAATCGATACGACATCATGGGAAGTACCAGAAATTTTTCCGTTTTTACAGAAACAAGGATCGATTTCTACAAATGAAATGTACGGTGTATTCAACATGGGGATCGGTCTAGTACTAGTTGTTACCAAGGATCATGTGAATGAAGTGAAAGAAATAATCGAGAAACAGGGAGAAACAGTACGGACAATTGGTATGGTGACAGATCATAAAGGAGTGCATCTTCACTCATGA
- the purN gene encoding phosphoribosylglycinamide formyltransferase yields MKASIKVCVFASGTGSNFQAIMETESLACEIVLLVCDRPGALVIDKAKQKQIPVHVFDPTSYPSKQAYEEELITVLREREVTWIFLAGYMRIIGAHLLQAYHGRIVNIHPSLLPKFPGKDAIEKAYRAKVNKTGVTVHYIDEGIDTGPIIAQQEVKIYPTDSLKTLTNRIQKVEHQLYPKVINQLIQNEG; encoded by the coding sequence ATGAAAGCATCAATAAAAGTGTGTGTATTTGCATCTGGTACGGGAAGTAATTTTCAGGCGATCATGGAAACTGAATCGTTGGCTTGTGAAATAGTTCTCTTAGTTTGTGATCGCCCGGGGGCTCTGGTTATTGACAAAGCAAAACAAAAACAAATTCCTGTACATGTATTTGATCCAACATCCTATCCGTCCAAGCAGGCATATGAAGAAGAGTTAATTACTGTACTTAGGGAAAGAGAAGTTACATGGATTTTCTTGGCTGGTTATATGCGCATTATTGGTGCTCATTTGCTTCAGGCGTATCATGGGAGAATTGTTAATATTCATCCTTCACTGTTGCCGAAGTTCCCCGGAAAAGATGCAATTGAAAAAGCGTATCGAGCGAAAGTAAACAAAACAGGAGTAACGGTCCATTATATTGATGAAGGTATCGACACAGGACCAATTATCGCTCAGCAAGAAGTAAAAATTTACCCAACGGACTCGCTAAAAACACTTACAAACCGCATTCAAAAGGTAGAACATCAATTATATCCGAAAGTTATTAATCAACTTATACAGAATGAGGGATAA
- the purF gene encoding amidophosphoribosyltransferase — MFAEDKGINEECGVFGIWGHEKAAELTYYGLHSMQHRGQEGAGVVVSDGKQLKDHKGLGLVNDVFKDANFQALKGNVAIGHVRYSTQGAKTLENVQPLLFRSQTGSMALAHNGNLMNAYKLRGKLEQEGSILQTTSDTEVLAHLIKRGGNSVTETTIAQALNQIVGAYAYLILTEDRMYIALDPRGIRPLSIGRLGRAYVFASETCAFGQIGAVFEREVLPGELITISEAGLTSTRFAIREQRKMCAMEYVYLSRPDSDVNLVNVHASRKRMGKELAKEAPANADIVVGVPDSSTSAAIGYAEESDLPYEMGIIKNRYVGRTFIQPSQELREQGVKMKLSPVKSIIEGKRVVMIDDSIVRGTTSKRIVQMLKAAGAKEVHVRIASPAIQHPCYYGIDMSTREELIAANYSIQEISDMIGADSLAYLSEAGMEKAILKDKTIHQGICTACMNGNYPVQLEGKKKFAFIPH, encoded by the coding sequence ATGTTTGCTGAAGACAAAGGCATAAACGAAGAATGTGGTGTATTTGGCATTTGGGGACATGAAAAAGCAGCTGAATTGACGTATTATGGGCTACACTCGATGCAACACCGTGGTCAGGAAGGCGCCGGAGTTGTTGTAAGCGATGGAAAGCAATTAAAAGATCATAAAGGTTTAGGGCTAGTCAACGATGTTTTTAAGGATGCTAATTTTCAAGCGTTAAAAGGAAACGTAGCGATTGGTCATGTACGTTACTCTACACAAGGCGCTAAAACACTTGAAAATGTACAGCCGCTATTATTTCGTTCGCAAACAGGGAGCATGGCGCTCGCCCATAATGGCAACCTGATGAATGCTTATAAATTACGGGGGAAGCTCGAACAAGAGGGGAGCATTTTACAAACAACATCAGATACAGAAGTACTCGCTCACCTTATTAAACGGGGAGGAAATAGCGTAACGGAAACAACGATTGCTCAAGCACTTAATCAAATTGTTGGAGCTTATGCCTATTTGATCTTAACAGAGGATCGAATGTACATTGCCCTTGATCCTCGAGGCATTCGCCCATTATCAATTGGCAGACTCGGAAGGGCATATGTATTTGCATCAGAAACATGTGCCTTTGGACAAATTGGTGCAGTGTTTGAACGAGAAGTATTGCCCGGGGAATTAATTACCATTAGTGAAGCTGGATTAACTTCTACACGGTTTGCTATTCGTGAGCAACGGAAAATGTGTGCGATGGAATATGTATATTTATCTCGTCCGGATAGTGATGTAAATCTTGTTAATGTCCATGCTTCCCGTAAACGAATGGGAAAAGAATTAGCAAAAGAGGCCCCGGCAAATGCAGACATTGTAGTGGGTGTCCCAGATTCAAGCACTTCGGCAGCAATTGGTTATGCAGAGGAAAGCGATCTACCTTATGAGATGGGGATTATTAAAAATCGTTATGTAGGAAGAACATTTATTCAGCCTTCCCAAGAGTTAAGGGAGCAAGGGGTGAAAATGAAGCTTTCGCCGGTAAAAAGCATTATTGAAGGAAAGCGTGTGGTTATGATTGATGATTCCATTGTCCGAGGAACAACAAGCAAACGAATTGTGCAAATGCTAAAAGCGGCAGGAGCGAAGGAAGTGCATGTTCGAATAGCATCCCCAGCGATTCAACATCCTTGCTATTATGGAATTGATATGTCAACACGAGAGGAATTGATCGCAGCCAATTATTCCATCCAAGAAATAAGTGACATGATTGGAGCAGATAGTTTAGCTTATTTATCCGAAGCAGGAATGGAAAAAGCGATTTTAAAAGATAAAACAATTCATCAAGGAATTTGTACAGCCTGTATGAATGGAAACTATCCTGTACAACTGGAAGGAAAAAAGAAATTTGCCTTTATTCCGCATTAA
- the purQ gene encoding phosphoribosylformylglycinamidine synthase subunit PurQ, which translates to MRFAVITFPGSNCDYDMYYAVKEVLGEEAELIWYENSNLESYDAILLPGGFSYGDYLRTGAVAATSQVMKQIKQHAAKGKPVLGVCNGFQILTEAGLLPGALLRNQQLSFICREQNVVVKNNQTIFTDGFREGEIIQLPIAHGEGNYYCDETILQSLQENKQIVFTYQDNPNGSVANIAGIVNQQGNVLGMMPHPERAVEQIIGSKDGLRLLKSLVHNWRESYVTNA; encoded by the coding sequence GTGAGATTTGCTGTCATTACATTTCCTGGTTCTAATTGTGATTATGATATGTACTATGCGGTGAAAGAAGTCTTAGGGGAAGAAGCAGAGCTTATTTGGTATGAAAATAGCAATCTAGAAAGCTATGATGCTATTTTACTTCCTGGTGGCTTTTCTTATGGAGATTATTTACGAACTGGAGCTGTAGCAGCAACCTCTCAAGTAATGAAGCAAATTAAACAGCATGCAGCCAAAGGAAAGCCGGTATTGGGTGTCTGTAATGGCTTTCAAATATTGACAGAAGCAGGACTGCTTCCGGGAGCATTACTCCGTAATCAGCAGCTTTCATTTATTTGTCGAGAACAGAACGTTGTTGTGAAAAATAATCAAACTATTTTTACAGATGGATTTCGTGAGGGGGAAATTATTCAGCTGCCAATTGCACATGGGGAAGGAAATTATTATTGTGATGAGACAATATTGCAATCATTACAGGAAAATAAGCAGATTGTGTTTACGTATCAAGATAATCCAAATGGATCTGTAGCAAATATAGCGGGAATTGTGAATCAACAAGGTAATGTACTTGGGATGATGCCACATCCGGAGCGAGCTGTAGAACAGATAATAGGCAGTAAGGACGGATTACGTTTATTGAAGTCATTGGTTCATAATTGGAGGGAATCATATGTTACAAACGCATGA
- the purH gene encoding bifunctional phosphoribosylaminoimidazolecarboxamide formyltransferase/IMP cyclohydrolase — MKRRALMSVSNKQGITEFAKGLIENDYEIISTGGTLKALQQQGISVIPVNEVTGFPEILDGRVKTLHPFIHGGLLAKRENELHRQELDKYNITPIDMVVVNLYPFKETLNKQTASKEDIIENIDIGGPSMLRAAAKNYQSVTVIVDPNDYEDVLQGVKGGEVTLEKRQQLAAKVFQHTASYDALITQYFTKGIGEAFPKSYTMTYEKVQTLRYGENPHQAAAFYQQPISEAGSLASSKQLHGKELSYNNIQDANAALEILAEYDEPAAVAVKHMNPCGIGVADNLSNAFQQAYEADSTSIFGGIVACNQVIDEATAEKMSNIFLEIVIAPGFTEEALEILTKKKNIRLLELEVRAEKPALEHKYTSVKGGMLIQTIDNKRITASDLHVVTNRKPSEDEVNQLIFAWKAVKHVKSNAIVLAKDNRTVGIGAGQMNRIGAAKIAIEQAAEQAAGAVMASDAFFPMPDTVEAAAKAGITAIIQPGGSKRDQDSVDVCNEHGIAMVYTSIRHFKH, encoded by the coding sequence ATGAAAAGACGTGCATTAATGAGTGTATCTAATAAACAAGGGATAACGGAATTTGCTAAAGGATTAATTGAAAACGATTATGAAATCATTTCAACAGGAGGAACGCTGAAAGCATTACAGCAGCAAGGAATATCCGTTATCCCAGTAAACGAAGTAACCGGTTTTCCAGAAATTTTAGATGGACGGGTAAAAACATTGCACCCTTTTATCCATGGGGGATTACTGGCTAAGCGGGAAAACGAGCTTCATCGTCAAGAACTGGATAAATACAACATTACGCCAATTGATATGGTGGTTGTTAATCTTTATCCATTTAAAGAGACATTAAACAAACAGACTGCAAGTAAAGAGGACATCATTGAAAATATAGATATTGGCGGCCCATCTATGCTTCGTGCAGCAGCCAAAAACTATCAATCTGTAACCGTAATTGTTGATCCTAATGATTATGAAGATGTGCTTCAAGGCGTAAAGGGTGGAGAAGTGACTTTGGAAAAACGGCAGCAGTTAGCAGCAAAAGTATTTCAACATACCGCTAGTTATGATGCATTAATTACCCAATATTTTACAAAAGGGATCGGTGAAGCTTTTCCGAAAAGCTATACCATGACATATGAAAAAGTACAAACACTTCGCTATGGTGAAAATCCGCATCAAGCTGCTGCTTTTTACCAACAGCCAATTAGCGAGGCAGGAAGTCTTGCTAGTAGTAAACAATTACATGGCAAAGAACTTTCTTATAACAATATTCAAGATGCGAATGCAGCTTTAGAAATTTTAGCAGAATACGATGAGCCTGCTGCTGTTGCAGTGAAACATATGAATCCATGTGGAATTGGAGTAGCAGATAATTTATCAAATGCCTTTCAACAAGCATATGAAGCTGATTCCACCTCTATTTTTGGCGGGATTGTTGCTTGTAATCAAGTGATTGATGAAGCAACAGCAGAAAAAATGAGTAACATCTTTTTAGAAATTGTCATCGCTCCTGGTTTTACAGAAGAAGCGTTAGAAATATTAACGAAAAAGAAAAACATCCGTCTGTTAGAACTGGAAGTTAGAGCAGAAAAACCAGCTTTAGAACATAAATATACATCCGTTAAAGGCGGAATGCTCATTCAAACCATCGATAATAAACGGATTACTGCCAGTGATTTGCACGTGGTGACAAACCGTAAACCATCTGAGGATGAAGTCAACCAGCTAATATTTGCTTGGAAAGCAGTTAAGCATGTGAAGTCGAATGCCATTGTACTAGCAAAGGATAATCGTACGGTTGGTATTGGTGCTGGACAAATGAATCGAATTGGTGCTGCTAAGATTGCCATTGAGCAAGCGGCTGAACAGGCAGCAGGAGCAGTAATGGCTTCTGATGCATTTTTCCCAATGCCAGATACGGTAGAAGCTGCTGCAAAAGCAGGCATTACAGCAATTATTCAGCCGGGTGGCTCTAAACGTGACCAAGATTCGGTTGATGTCTGTAACGAACATGGAATTGCTATGGTTTATACAAGCATTCGTCATTTTAAACATTAA
- the purD gene encoding phosphoribosylamine--glycine ligase, translating to MNILVVGRGGREHSIIMKLKESDRVTKLYAAPGNGGIAQEATCIPIDEMDTEGLIAFAKKETIDLTIVGPENPLNNGIANAFQREGLRIFAPTKEAALLEGSKQFAKQFMEKYNIPTAAYRSFTDPETAKVYIEEKGVPIVIKADGLAAGKGVVVASTKQEAFTAVDQMLIEKTFSEAGSRIVIEEFLVGKEFSLMAFVHEDQVYPMVSARDHKRAYDGDKGPNTGGMGAFAPVPDITKQVLEFSYTHILQKTVGGMIQEGRPFTGILYAGLMNTKNGPKVIEFNTRFGDPETQVVLPLLKNDLVQVMLDVLNGIDPKLQWEDKSCVGIVVAAKGYPNACEKGMEIPEFSPKQAMIVHAGTKQIGKRHVSDGGRVLLSAATAPTLGQAAAHAYEPLRALHNNDDFFYRTDIARYKATQV from the coding sequence ATGAATATTTTAGTAGTTGGCCGAGGCGGAAGAGAACATAGCATTATTATGAAGCTAAAAGAAAGCGATAGAGTAACAAAACTATATGCTGCACCCGGAAACGGTGGTATAGCACAAGAAGCAACTTGCATTCCCATTGACGAAATGGATACAGAAGGACTAATCGCCTTTGCTAAAAAGGAAACGATTGATTTAACGATAGTCGGTCCGGAAAATCCGTTAAACAATGGAATTGCCAATGCATTTCAGCGAGAAGGTCTACGAATATTTGCACCTACAAAGGAAGCTGCTTTATTAGAAGGAAGCAAGCAGTTTGCAAAGCAATTTATGGAAAAATATAACATACCAACAGCTGCTTATCGATCATTTACCGACCCCGAAACAGCAAAAGTATATATTGAGGAAAAAGGAGTACCGATTGTAATTAAAGCTGATGGATTAGCTGCTGGAAAAGGGGTTGTCGTTGCTTCAACAAAACAAGAAGCATTTACCGCTGTTGATCAAATGCTTATTGAGAAGACTTTCTCTGAAGCAGGCAGTAGGATTGTGATTGAGGAATTTTTAGTAGGTAAAGAATTTTCACTTATGGCGTTTGTTCATGAAGACCAAGTATATCCAATGGTATCTGCACGTGATCATAAGCGGGCATATGACGGGGATAAAGGACCTAATACTGGAGGAATGGGGGCTTTTGCACCAGTTCCTGACATTACGAAGCAAGTGCTGGAGTTTTCGTATACGCATATTTTGCAAAAAACAGTAGGTGGGATGATACAGGAAGGAAGACCATTTACTGGAATTCTATATGCAGGACTAATGAATACAAAAAATGGACCAAAAGTAATTGAATTTAATACACGCTTTGGTGATCCGGAAACACAGGTCGTTCTGCCACTGTTAAAGAATGATCTTGTCCAAGTAATGTTGGATGTATTGAACGGAATTGATCCTAAGCTCCAATGGGAAGATAAATCATGTGTGGGTATTGTCGTAGCGGCGAAAGGCTACCCAAACGCTTGTGAAAAAGGAATGGAGATTCCGGAATTTTCACCTAAACAAGCAATGATCGTACATGCAGGTACAAAGCAGATCGGAAAAAGACATGTTAGTGATGGAGGACGTGTACTGCTTTCAGCTGCAACTGCACCTACATTAGGTCAAGCGGCAGCTCATGCCTATGAACCGCTAAGGGCACTTCATAATAATGATGACTTTTTTTATCGAACCGATATAGCCAGATATAAAGCCACCCAAGTCTAA
- the purL gene encoding phosphoribosylformylglycinamidine synthase subunit PurL: protein MLQTHEVSPEQIEKEALYREMGLSDEEYKVIKTILQRQPNFTETGIFSVMWSEHCSYKSSKPLLKRFPTKAPHVLQGPGEGAGIIDIGDEQAVVFKIESHNHPSAVEPYQGAATGVGGIIRDVFSMGARPIALLNSLRFGKLSNDRVKYLFTGVVDGIAGYGNCVGVPTVGGEVQFDDSYEDNPLVNAMCVGLIHHEDIQKGIAAGIGNTVIYAGAATGRDGIHGATFASDDLADDVLKDRPAVQVGDPFIEKLLIEACLEVIKSDAVVGMQDMGAAGLTSSASEMASKAGTGVELNLDHVPQREQHMSAYEMMLSESQERMLLVVKKGREQEIIEVFQKYGLEAMAIGRVIEEKIFRIFHLNKQVADIPVDALAEEAPVYDLPAKEPSYFREFQQMGNKPLMVDDHADVIKQLLQQPTIASKEWVYHQYDFMVQTNTVVGPGSDAAVIRIKGTDKALAMTTDCNSRYIYLDPETGGKIAVAEAARNIICSGAKPLGLTDGLNFGNPNNPEVFWQMEKSVEGMTKACEALSTPVISGNVSLYNQSGGKAIFPTPIVGMVGLHESTSHITPNYFQAAGDTIYIIGKTDSSFGGSELQYLLLGKYEGAAPTIDLHVEKTRQDQLLHAIKQGVVTSAHDVSEGGLAVAVAECLFANKQLGATVELSGEPTAALFSETQSRFIVTVNEANKKRFEQLVDDAIEIGKVTSDEVLLITVNGKQIVSEEVSPLKSIWKGAIPCLLKTKA from the coding sequence ATGTTACAAACGCATGAAGTTAGTCCAGAACAAATAGAGAAAGAAGCGCTTTATCGGGAAATGGGATTAAGTGATGAAGAGTACAAAGTGATAAAAACAATTTTACAGCGACAACCAAATTTTACGGAAACAGGTATATTTTCTGTGATGTGGTCTGAACATTGTAGTTATAAATCATCCAAGCCGTTACTGAAAAGGTTTCCAACAAAAGCACCTCATGTATTGCAAGGGCCGGGTGAAGGTGCCGGAATTATTGATATTGGTGATGAGCAGGCAGTTGTTTTTAAAATAGAAAGCCATAACCACCCATCTGCTGTAGAACCGTATCAGGGAGCAGCGACTGGAGTGGGCGGTATTATTCGTGATGTTTTTTCCATGGGTGCACGCCCAATCGCATTATTAAATTCATTGAGGTTCGGAAAGCTTTCCAATGATCGGGTGAAATATTTGTTCACGGGTGTCGTAGACGGTATTGCAGGCTATGGCAATTGTGTAGGTGTTCCTACAGTAGGTGGAGAAGTGCAGTTTGATGATAGCTATGAAGATAATCCACTTGTTAATGCAATGTGCGTGGGATTAATCCATCATGAGGATATTCAGAAAGGAATTGCAGCAGGAATCGGTAATACAGTCATTTATGCAGGGGCTGCAACTGGTCGTGATGGAATTCACGGGGCAACATTTGCTTCTGATGATCTAGCAGATGATGTGCTAAAGGATCGTCCAGCAGTTCAAGTCGGCGATCCATTTATAGAAAAGTTATTAATTGAAGCGTGTTTAGAAGTGATAAAGTCAGATGCTGTAGTAGGTATGCAAGATATGGGAGCAGCTGGGCTAACCTCTTCAGCCAGTGAAATGGCAAGTAAAGCAGGAACTGGGGTGGAGTTGAATTTAGACCATGTTCCGCAACGGGAGCAGCATATGTCAGCATATGAAATGATGCTTTCAGAATCACAGGAGCGGATGCTGCTTGTTGTTAAAAAGGGTCGTGAACAAGAAATTATCGAAGTATTTCAAAAATACGGACTAGAGGCAATGGCGATTGGCAGAGTTATTGAAGAAAAGATATTTCGCATTTTTCATCTTAATAAGCAGGTAGCTGATATTCCTGTGGACGCACTTGCTGAGGAGGCACCAGTCTACGATTTACCGGCTAAAGAGCCTTCCTATTTTAGGGAATTTCAGCAAATGGGAAATAAGCCATTGATGGTTGACGATCACGCAGATGTTATCAAGCAGCTATTACAACAACCAACGATTGCTTCCAAGGAATGGGTTTATCATCAGTATGACTTTATGGTGCAAACGAATACAGTAGTAGGTCCTGGTTCAGATGCAGCTGTGATTCGTATTAAAGGAACGGATAAAGCATTGGCAATGACGACGGATTGTAATTCCCGCTATATTTATTTAGATCCGGAGACTGGCGGAAAAATTGCTGTAGCAGAGGCAGCTAGAAATATTATTTGCTCTGGTGCAAAACCACTTGGGTTAACAGATGGTTTAAACTTTGGAAATCCGAATAACCCGGAAGTCTTTTGGCAGATGGAAAAAAGCGTTGAAGGGATGACAAAAGCATGTGAAGCGCTTTCTACACCAGTGATTAGCGGTAATGTCTCGCTTTACAACCAATCCGGAGGAAAAGCAATTTTCCCTACACCAATCGTCGGTATGGTAGGTCTTCATGAGTCGACCAGCCACATCACACCGAACTATTTCCAGGCAGCTGGAGATACGATTTATATCATTGGCAAAACGGATAGTTCATTTGGTGGAAGCGAACTACAGTATCTCCTTCTCGGAAAATATGAAGGAGCTGCACCAACTATTGATCTCCATGTCGAAAAAACAAGACAAGACCAGTTATTGCATGCAATTAAACAAGGTGTAGTTACATCAGCACATGACGTATCAGAAGGTGGTCTGGCAGTTGCTGTAGCTGAGTGCTTATTTGCAAATAAACAGTTAGGAGCAACTGTAGAACTAAGTGGAGAACCAACTGCCGCCTTATTTAGTGAAACACAGTCCAGGTTTATTGTGACAGTAAACGAAGCAAACAAAAAACGCTTTGAGCAACTCGTCGATGATGCTATTGAAATAGGTAAGGTAACAAGTGATGAAGTGTTATTGATTACGGTAAATGGCAAACAGATTGTATCTGAGGAGGTATCCCCATTAAAGTCAATATGGAAAGGAGCCATTCCATGTTTGCTGAAGACAAAGGCATAA
- the purS gene encoding phosphoribosylformylglycinamidine synthase subunit PurS has protein sequence MKRVMVHITLKPGVLDPQGKAIEDSLHSLGYAEVEEARVGKVIELHVQDGPELEARVTEMCKKLLANPVIENYQIVVEEAVQS, from the coding sequence ATGAAAAGAGTAATGGTGCATATTACATTAAAACCAGGTGTACTTGATCCACAAGGGAAGGCGATTGAAGATTCATTACATTCTTTAGGCTATGCTGAAGTGGAAGAAGCTCGTGTTGGAAAAGTCATCGAATTACATGTGCAGGATGGACCTGAATTGGAGGCTCGTGTTACAGAAATGTGCAAGAAACTGCTGGCAAATCCTGTGATTGAAAATTATCAAATCGTAGTGGAGGAGGCTGTTCAATCGTGA
- a CDS encoding adenine deaminase C-terminal domain-containing protein has protein sequence MRQHVRVIDGEVPPTLVLANGTYLNTYVKKWLQGHVWVYEDRIVYVGDNLPINQKGTEIVDCTGKYLVPGYIEPHAHPFQLYNPEQLANHAAKTGTTTLINDNLLWLFMLNKKKAFSVLDEFSTHPVSMYWWARFDPQTELQDDHELFRTEDVLDWINHPAVVQGGELTSWPQLLAGDDILLYWIQETKKQRKPVEGHFPGASVRTLTKMKLLGANADHESITGEEVMRRLLLGYHVGLRYSSIRPDLPKLIEELLAAGLTSFDNLSFTTDGATPAFYEQGLINRCIDIAIKQGLPVEEAYLIGSYYPAKHLRMEEQLGSIAPGRLAHINILTDTKVPQPESVLAKGQWIVKGGVEQRISTLIKWKNYDIGPLELDWQVSSKELQFSVPIGLEMVNDVIMKPYAIEIDITVDHLPAHTSDSFLMLLDRHGKWRVNTTLRGFTNELGAIASSYSVTGDFVFIGKNKHDILLAGKRLKELGGGIVIVHQGEVLLEIPLALRGMMFKGEMTDLIAKEKELKRHLKNFGYPFSDPVYSIFFLASTHLPYVRITPQGIIDVKKKELLFPATMC, from the coding sequence ATGAGGCAGCATGTACGAGTTATTGATGGAGAAGTACCTCCAACACTTGTACTTGCAAATGGAACGTATTTAAATACGTATGTAAAGAAATGGTTGCAGGGCCATGTTTGGGTGTACGAGGATCGAATCGTTTATGTTGGTGATAATTTACCCATTAACCAGAAAGGTACGGAAATAGTTGATTGTACAGGAAAGTATTTAGTCCCGGGGTATATTGAACCACATGCACATCCTTTTCAACTATACAATCCGGAACAATTAGCAAATCATGCTGCAAAAACAGGGACAACCACATTAATTAATGACAATCTATTATGGTTATTTATGTTAAATAAAAAGAAAGCGTTTTCCGTGTTGGATGAATTCAGTACCCATCCCGTATCGATGTATTGGTGGGCACGTTTTGATCCGCAAACTGAATTACAGGATGACCATGAACTTTTTAGGACAGAAGATGTCTTAGATTGGATTAATCATCCAGCTGTTGTACAAGGTGGAGAATTAACATCTTGGCCGCAATTATTGGCCGGAGACGATATTTTACTGTATTGGATTCAAGAGACGAAAAAACAAAGGAAACCGGTAGAAGGACATTTTCCGGGAGCTTCTGTTCGAACATTAACAAAAATGAAGTTGCTTGGTGCTAATGCAGATCATGAATCAATAACAGGGGAAGAAGTAATGCGGCGTTTACTGCTTGGCTATCACGTTGGTCTCCGTTATTCCTCAATCAGACCGGATTTGCCAAAGCTAATTGAGGAATTGCTTGCAGCAGGTCTAACCTCATTTGATAATCTTTCGTTTACAACTGACGGAGCAACGCCGGCATTTTATGAACAAGGATTGATCAATCGTTGCATAGATATTGCCATTAAACAAGGATTACCCGTGGAAGAAGCTTATTTAATCGGAAGTTATTATCCAGCCAAGCATTTACGTATGGAAGAACAGCTCGGCAGTATTGCTCCCGGGCGACTTGCACATATTAACATTTTAACTGATACAAAAGTTCCTCAACCGGAAAGCGTCTTGGCAAAGGGGCAATGGATAGTAAAAGGTGGAGTAGAACAACGAATTTCCACCTTAATTAAATGGAAAAATTATGATATAGGCCCATTAGAATTAGACTGGCAAGTAAGTAGTAAAGAATTACAATTTTCAGTACCAATCGGGTTAGAAATGGTTAACGATGTGATTATGAAGCCATATGCGATTGAAATTGATATTACGGTAGATCATTTGCCTGCTCATACAAGTGATTCCTTTTTAATGTTGTTGGATCGACATGGTAAATGGCGGGTAAATACAACCTTGCGCGGGTTTACAAATGAATTAGGTGCAATTGCCAGCTCTTATTCGGTTACCGGTGATTTTGTGTTTATTGGAAAAAATAAACATGATATCCTCTTAGCAGGTAAACGATTAAAAGAGTTAGGAGGAGGCATTGTTATTGTACACCAAGGTGAGGTACTGTTAGAAATACCGCTTGCATTAAGAGGAATGATGTTCAAAGGGGAAATGACAGATTTAATCGCTAAGGAAAAAGAATTGAAGCGGCATTTAAAAAATTTCGGTTATCCATTTTCTGATCCAGTTTATTCTATATTTTTCTTAGCATCCACTCATTTACCATATGTTCGAATTACGCCTCAAGGTATCATAGATGTGAAGAAAAAAGAACTACTATTCCCAGCAACAATGTGTTAG